Proteins encoded in a region of the Salminus brasiliensis chromosome 2, fSalBra1.hap2, whole genome shotgun sequence genome:
- the LOC140550062 gene encoding protein mono-ADP-ribosyltransferase PARP12-like isoform X2: MGHSPSFVCQHFTQLQKIGYTETEAKRNLAVMQTAALVNRLLCTHDGRMELEDLYGQLSGLALKDEVENLLKDTDMFVTTGEENEVVVAKTRLRLCRARECQGCSHLHLCKMYLLGDCPYGKGRRGCRFCHDLYTGHNVSVRRQHNLLELDRSELCVILLQNDNSLLPQVCFTYNKGSGDYGHCPDKEACRRLHVCENYIRGTCDGSTGCSRCHDLYEPHPMKTLQAKGVPSQLMGSVLTAYKNILSIWDSNRAKSMSTPINTSEKSEICPFHLKGFCKQGNRCRQVHFYLPYKWEGRERHGWKVLPDNEEIERAFCDPTKKYSDGTAQVYFDTMTQGFTEVRRLSTFSSVLNPTFILTTTWIWYWEDENGNWIKYGSSNGAHHSSSISSEDLERKYQEDSSATIEFTAGQHFYELNMQEMIQSNKNIGTKRLVRRRPLFLTAEDAQRIKTRQGDILSKKTAGKENTKLLFHGTKSKHVDAICQQNFDWRICGVHGTAYGKGSYFARDASYSHRYTDDSGTRCMFACLVLVGEYINGHSSYVRPPLKDGEDTVFYDSCVDDINNPSIFVVFEKHQVYPEYLIQYDDQHAVIPPIIQNPPKVAPPARTLHSAHLLPFNQLSKPITTRGSARTSQPKMQTLTRSSRAFGSMTSLANLSINASDSFEQQNPRPQRSNLTHATRQFGSLTNLSMHAGALPTLSLHSRPQARFPRARPDTKSSTVNHQSWVV; the protein is encoded by the exons ACCCACGATGGGCGAATGGAACTTGAGGACTTGTATGGGCAACTATCTGGACTGGCATTAAAGGATGAAGTAGAAAATTTACTTAAAGACACAGACATGTTTGTGACCACGGGTGAAGAAAACGAAGTGGTGGTTGCCAAAACCAGGCTGAGGCTGTGTAGAGCCAGGGAGTGTCAAGGCTGCAGCCACCTCCACCTGTGTAAAATGTACCTGTTGGGAGACTGTCCTTATGGTAAAGGAAG GCGAGGGTGCCGCTTCTGCCATGATCTTTACACAGGACATAATGTCAGTGTGCGACGCCAACACAATCTGCTGGAACTGGATCGCAGCGAGCTGTGTGTTATACTTCTTCAAAATGACAACAGCCTATTGCCTCAA GTGTGTTTTACATATAACAAAGGCAGCGGTGATTATGGGCACTGTCCTGATAAAGAGGCTTGTAGAAGACTTCATGTCTGTGAGAACTACATCAGAGGAACCTGTGATGGCAGCACTGGATGCAGCCGATGCCACGACCTCTACGAGCCTCATCCAATGAAAACCCTCCAGGCCAAAGGAGTTCCTAGCCAGCTGATGGGATCTGTGCTGACAGCATACAAGAATATACTTTCAATCTGGGATTCTAATAGAGCTAAGAGCATGAGCACTCCAATCAACACATCAG AGAAATCAGAGATATGCCCGTTCCACCTCAAAGGATTCTGCAAACAAGGAA acagATGTCGGCAGGTTCATTTCTATTTGCCTTATAAGTGGGAAGGCAGAGAAAGACACGGTTGGAAGGTTCTGCCAGATAATGAAGAGATAGAACGAGCATTCTGTGACCCTACTAAGAAATACAG TGATGGTACCGCACAGGTATACTTTGACACTATGACTCAAGGTTTCACAGAAGTCCGTCGTCTCTCCACTTTTTCGTCAGTGCTTAATCCCACCTTCATCCTCACCACCACTTGGATCTGGTACTGGGAGGATGAGAATGGGAACTGGATCAAGTATGGATCATCT AATGGGGCACACCATTCATCTTCCATTAGCAGTGAGGACCTGGAAAGGAAATACCAAGAAGATAGCAGCGCTACGATCGAGTTCACAGCAGGCCAACATTTTTATGAGCTCAACATGCAAG AAATGATTCAGTCTAACAAAAACATTGGCACTAAAAGGCTGGTAAGGAGGAGACCTTTGTTTCTCACAGCAGAAGATGCACAAAGGATCAAAACAAG GCAAGGTGACATCCTGAGTAAGAAAACTGCGGGAAAGGAAAACACAAAACTTCTGTTCCATGGCACGAAGTCTAAGCATGTCGATGCCATCTGCCAGCAGAACTTTGATTGGAGAATATGTGGAGTTCATGGAACAGCATATGGAAAAG GGAGTTATTTTGCCAGGGATGCCAGCTACTCCCACAGATACACTGATGATTCTGGAACTCGGTGCATGTTTGCTTGCCTGGTACTGGTAGGAGAATACATCAACGGACATTCCAGCTATGTACGTCCTCCCTTGAAGGATGGAGAGGATACCGTTTTCTATGACAGCTGTGTAGATGACATCAACAACCCCTCCATATTTGTTGTGTTTGAGAAGCATCAGGTTTATCCTGAGTACTTAATTCAGTATGATGATCAGCATGCAGTTATCCCTCCGATTATCCAAAACCCCCCAAAAGTGGCCCCTCCTGCCCGCACTCTCCACTCAGCCCACCTGTTGCCATTCAATCAGCTATCCAAACCCATTACAACCAGAGGTTCCGCCAGAACCTCACAGCCAAAAATGCAAACTTTGACCAGATCATCTCGAGCATTTGGTTCAATGACATCTTTAGCAAACCTTTCCATTAATGCCAGTGACTCATTTGAACAACAGAATCCCAGACCACAAAGGTCCAATCTGACACATGCAACTAGACAGTTTGGTTCTTTAACAAATTTGTCAATGCATGCTGGTGCTTTGCCCACACTCAGCCTGCATTCCAGACCTCAAGCTAGGTTTCCAAGGGCCAGGCCTGACACTAAGAGCTCTACAGTGAATCATCAGTCTTGGGTGGTCTAG
- the LOC140550062 gene encoding protein mono-ADP-ribosyltransferase PARP12-like isoform X1, which translates to MGHSPSFVCQHFTQLQKIGYTETEAKRNLAVMQTAALVNRLLCTHDGRMELEDLYGQLSGLALKDEVENLLKDTDMFVTTGEENEVVVAKTRLRLCRARECQGCSHLHLCKMYLLGDCPYGKGRRGCRFCHDLYTGHNVSVRRQHNLLELDRSELCVILLQNDNSLLPQVCFTYNKGSGDYGHCPDKEACRRLHVCENYIRGTCDGSTGCSRCHDLYEPHPMKTLQAKGVPSQLMGSVLTAYKNILSIWDSNRAKSMSTPINTSEKSEICPFHLKGFCKQGNRCRQVHFYLPYKWEGRERHGWKVLPDNEEIERAFCDPTKKYSDGTAQVYFDTMTQGFTEVRRLSTFSSVLNPTFILTTTWIWYWEDENGNWIKYGSSNGAHHSSSISSEDLERKYQEDSSATIEFTAGQHFYELNMQEMIQSNKNIGTKRLVRRRPLFLTAEDAQRIKTSQREFSGRLQNLPRHWDKTKMPETGFQRVLLRKPSEEYKKVIELFNQTMSGFNVKSIERVQNQDLWNVFQWQGDILSKKTAGKENTKLLFHGTKSKHVDAICQQNFDWRICGVHGTAYGKGSYFARDASYSHRYTDDSGTRCMFACLVLVGEYINGHSSYVRPPLKDGEDTVFYDSCVDDINNPSIFVVFEKHQVYPEYLIQYDDQHAVIPPIIQNPPKVAPPARTLHSAHLLPFNQLSKPITTRGSARTSQPKMQTLTRSSRAFGSMTSLANLSINASDSFEQQNPRPQRSNLTHATRQFGSLTNLSMHAGALPTLSLHSRPQARFPRARPDTKSSTVNHQSWVV; encoded by the exons ACCCACGATGGGCGAATGGAACTTGAGGACTTGTATGGGCAACTATCTGGACTGGCATTAAAGGATGAAGTAGAAAATTTACTTAAAGACACAGACATGTTTGTGACCACGGGTGAAGAAAACGAAGTGGTGGTTGCCAAAACCAGGCTGAGGCTGTGTAGAGCCAGGGAGTGTCAAGGCTGCAGCCACCTCCACCTGTGTAAAATGTACCTGTTGGGAGACTGTCCTTATGGTAAAGGAAG GCGAGGGTGCCGCTTCTGCCATGATCTTTACACAGGACATAATGTCAGTGTGCGACGCCAACACAATCTGCTGGAACTGGATCGCAGCGAGCTGTGTGTTATACTTCTTCAAAATGACAACAGCCTATTGCCTCAA GTGTGTTTTACATATAACAAAGGCAGCGGTGATTATGGGCACTGTCCTGATAAAGAGGCTTGTAGAAGACTTCATGTCTGTGAGAACTACATCAGAGGAACCTGTGATGGCAGCACTGGATGCAGCCGATGCCACGACCTCTACGAGCCTCATCCAATGAAAACCCTCCAGGCCAAAGGAGTTCCTAGCCAGCTGATGGGATCTGTGCTGACAGCATACAAGAATATACTTTCAATCTGGGATTCTAATAGAGCTAAGAGCATGAGCACTCCAATCAACACATCAG AGAAATCAGAGATATGCCCGTTCCACCTCAAAGGATTCTGCAAACAAGGAA acagATGTCGGCAGGTTCATTTCTATTTGCCTTATAAGTGGGAAGGCAGAGAAAGACACGGTTGGAAGGTTCTGCCAGATAATGAAGAGATAGAACGAGCATTCTGTGACCCTACTAAGAAATACAG TGATGGTACCGCACAGGTATACTTTGACACTATGACTCAAGGTTTCACAGAAGTCCGTCGTCTCTCCACTTTTTCGTCAGTGCTTAATCCCACCTTCATCCTCACCACCACTTGGATCTGGTACTGGGAGGATGAGAATGGGAACTGGATCAAGTATGGATCATCT AATGGGGCACACCATTCATCTTCCATTAGCAGTGAGGACCTGGAAAGGAAATACCAAGAAGATAGCAGCGCTACGATCGAGTTCACAGCAGGCCAACATTTTTATGAGCTCAACATGCAAG AAATGATTCAGTCTAACAAAAACATTGGCACTAAAAGGCTGGTAAGGAGGAGACCTTTGTTTCTCACAGCAGAAGATGCACAAAGGATCAAAACAAG tcAAAGGGAGTTCAGTGGCCGTTTACAAAATTTGCCTCGTCACTGGGATAAAACCAAAATGCCTGAAACTGGTTTCCAG AGAGTTCTCCTGAGGAAACCATCTGAGGAGTATAAGAAGGTTATTGAGCTCTTTAATCAGACAATGTCAGGATTCAATGTGAAGAGCATTGAGAGGGTGCAGAACCAGGACTTATGGAACGTTTTTCAATG GCAAGGTGACATCCTGAGTAAGAAAACTGCGGGAAAGGAAAACACAAAACTTCTGTTCCATGGCACGAAGTCTAAGCATGTCGATGCCATCTGCCAGCAGAACTTTGATTGGAGAATATGTGGAGTTCATGGAACAGCATATGGAAAAG GGAGTTATTTTGCCAGGGATGCCAGCTACTCCCACAGATACACTGATGATTCTGGAACTCGGTGCATGTTTGCTTGCCTGGTACTGGTAGGAGAATACATCAACGGACATTCCAGCTATGTACGTCCTCCCTTGAAGGATGGAGAGGATACCGTTTTCTATGACAGCTGTGTAGATGACATCAACAACCCCTCCATATTTGTTGTGTTTGAGAAGCATCAGGTTTATCCTGAGTACTTAATTCAGTATGATGATCAGCATGCAGTTATCCCTCCGATTATCCAAAACCCCCCAAAAGTGGCCCCTCCTGCCCGCACTCTCCACTCAGCCCACCTGTTGCCATTCAATCAGCTATCCAAACCCATTACAACCAGAGGTTCCGCCAGAACCTCACAGCCAAAAATGCAAACTTTGACCAGATCATCTCGAGCATTTGGTTCAATGACATCTTTAGCAAACCTTTCCATTAATGCCAGTGACTCATTTGAACAACAGAATCCCAGACCACAAAGGTCCAATCTGACACATGCAACTAGACAGTTTGGTTCTTTAACAAATTTGTCAATGCATGCTGGTGCTTTGCCCACACTCAGCCTGCATTCCAGACCTCAAGCTAGGTTTCCAAGGGCCAGGCCTGACACTAAGAGCTCTACAGTGAATCATCAGTCTTGGGTGGTCTAG